The window ATAATATGCAGAGGGTCAATCAAATCGTTGCCAAAAAGACCTTCGAATATCTTATGGAAATGGAAGACTCTCATGTGAAATTCATCGAGGGTATGATCGAAGCTCTTGAAGATAACAAGAAGGTTGATTTTGCCCTGCAGGAAGAAGCGGATGAGATATTCGTAGAGAGACTGGAATCGCAGGCGCTCTCAGACAACTCTTACAGCAGCGATCTTGCCGATCTTTCGATTTTAAGAATGGCCTACCTCATTGAGAGGGATTTTGTTGATTATTACGAAAATGCCTCCAAAAAGGTTGAAGACATGAGTGCAAAGAAACTCATGGTAAAGCTAATGAACTGGGAAAAAGGACATGTTTCTCTTGTCAGAAACCTCATGGAAAAG is drawn from Mesotoga sp. BH458_6_3_2_1 and contains these coding sequences:
- a CDS encoding ferritin family protein — protein: MSDFKSILEVALSFEKSGREFYKNNMQRVNQIVAKKTFEYLMEMEDSHVKFIEGMIEALEDNKKVDFALQEEADEIFVERLESQALSDNSYSSDLADLSILRMAYLIERDFVDYYENASKKVEDMSAKKLMVKLMNWEKGHVSLVRNLMEKIYEKNAIDLGFYPF